CGACTGTATTCAGGAATGACGTGCTTGCGGGGAATGAGCCTCACGCAGTCGTAGGTCATGGCAGCCGTTCCTGTGCCGATGATATCGCCCAGCTCAATGAGCGAATGCCCCCAATAGCGAGAATCAAGTACATACTGACAAAAATCCTTGAACCACGCGTGGTCGAAGTAGTCGAGCAGTTCAGGTTTGTCCTCTCCTTTGTCATCTACAATCTTGAACGACTTTGCCATGACGAAGCCCTCGCGTTGCCGGATACACCCTGACAAATGCCCGTCGGCATCGGTGTCACGGTAGATGTCGTAGAGCGGACTGCGGTTGGGGTTGTCGATGTTGATCGCTGCCTGCCACGCACGCCGCCAGTCGGCGATGTCCTTTCGCGTGAGGGCGTCGGTGGTCTGTTGAAGCTGCATGATGACGTGCTTCACGCGCGCCTTTTCATCGTCCTTGGCAAGGTTGAAGGTGCCGTAAGGGGTGCGAAGTATGTGGTCATTGTCACGGCCACGAAGCGAGGAAAAAATATCTCTGATATTCATAGAAATTACTTTAATGGGTTATTACCAGTTATGTCTGAGGGGCTTTTGTGAATGCCACACTACGCCCGTCCCGGAAGGTTCGCCCGTTGCGGCATCCGTGGCCACGGGAAGCGCGGGAATAATCTTTCCCGCCTGTACACCCTCAAGCCATTTAATCGCCCGCTCGTAGCGTTCCTTTCGGATTTCACTGCCCATCTTTTGGGGCATGGCGGCCGTCATGTGGTAGAGTGCGATGTCGCAGGCATACATGACGATGAGCCGGTTGCGGTTATCACCTTCAGCTTTGAACGTGGCCTCGGTGTCGTATACAGGGCGTAGGTACCCTGCAATCTCCTCCATGGCCTCTCGCTCGGCGTTAGCCCGTATGTCGGCTGAGGTCTGCGAAACAACTTTTAAAGCGGCTTCGCCGATTACTACCCGATAGTCTTCATCTGTTACAAACATAAGCTACAATGTTATATATAATGCTTTACGTTCGATGTCGGCGGCGGTCATTCCCTTGCGGAATACTCCGCCTGCGACGAACTTTTTGATATCTTGTTTGGAAATGACTTCAAGTCTTCCCTTGATTACGATGACCATGTACTTGCGGTGCGTAATGTGACGCAGATAGTCCGCTTTCCTGACTGCACGCTTGAACTTCCAAGCAAAAATGATGTCTTTAATCAATTTTTTCATTTTACCAACTGTTTTTTGAGGTTTGTCTTTTACTGAATTGTGGCTGAAAACTTTCCTGCCGCGTGGTGCGCTGCAACTGCCAGATTGCACCCTCGTCTGCGTCGGGGGCATCATCGTTGCCGCTCATGCCCTTTTCGAATGCCAGCGTCTGCGCAATGCCCGCCTGCATGTCCGGGTCTTCTTTCTGCGAAAGGTCATAGAAAACAAAACCACGCTCCCATAGCGGGCTGATAGCTTCCACGCGCTGGAATTTGTCCGGCTTCTTGCGCTTGTCGCCCGTGATGGGTAGCTGATAGCCGCGTTGGGTGCCCTCTATTGTGAAATCATCAAGGATGATGTCCTGCATGAAGCTGGCCTCCATCATGAAGCGGATAGAGATATTCTTTTCAAGACTCCACTCGTAAAGGTCGTAGCACCAGCGTACGAGTTCTGCCACAGATGCCTTCCTGACAAAGGCCCGCAGATGCCACAGTTGCCACTTATATTTACCCCACAGCTTCGCCGCCTTGGTATCATTTGTCTTCTTGCTTTTCCACGACGGGTCTATATAGAGTACGAGTTCGTCAAAGTCGCGCCATGCCGGGTGCTTGGCATATTTAATCCATTCCTGCTTGAAGACCGTACCTTCAGTGATGGGGTTGTGCATCATTTCCTTTTCCCATGCGCGGTAGCCCACGAACTCAGCATAAGTACGGGCCTCCTCTTTTGTCCACTTTTCGCGCCATGTAGGGTTGCCTTCACTGTCGACGGCCTTCACCTCAGACACATGTACGCCTTTGGTCTTGCAGATGTCAGCCAGTACCGAGGTCTTTGAGATAAGGTTTCCCACCATGATAAAGCGTCCACGGCCTACGTCAAGTGCACCGAAAAGGGCTTCCTTCACCCAGTCCGTCATCTCGCGCACGCGGCGTGGGTTACGGCAAAGTTCATCATCATCGAGGTCGTCGATGACGATATAGTCCGGGCGTGACTCACGCTTTCTCAAACCACGCGGTGACTGCCCACGTCCACACGCCAGGAAATGCACTCCGTCCTTAGTGGTGAACTCCCCTTCTGTCCAGTCGCCCATTGACATCTGTTTTCCATAATCGGCGATGATACGCTTGTTGTATTGGAGCTCCGCCTGAATGTCACCAAGGAGTCGGTTTGCACTGTCCTCGGACTTGCCGACAACGACCATGAAGTCAATCAGGCGTTTAGGCTGGAACATCAGCCACAACGGTGTAAAAATGTCCATATGCGTGGACTTAGCGTGTCCACGCGGCCACTTAAACACCGCTTTTAAATTAGGCGTGTTCTTCACTTTCAGTGCAGCAGCATTGTGAAAGGGTGCATTGTGTACGATGCGCACGACTTCACCAGTGACTTTGTCACGCTGTTGCAGGAAATGCGGGAAATAATACTCGCAAAAGGCGGCATAGTCCTTTTGCAGTCTGCGGATACGCCGCTCTTTCTCGACGGCCGTCTCGCGGACGAGGCTCTTCGTGTCTGTGATGCTCTGTATCTGCCGGCAGTGTTCCTGCCACTCCAGCTGCATCTGTTTGAGTTCTGCAATCGTAGCCATACTTGTTGTGTATTATAATGTAGACGGGTTCTGCATACGCTCCATGAGGAACTTATTCTGATACTTGTTAATCGCCTTGATGAGTTCGGGGGTAATCTCCGGGTCGTAGGAGGCTTGGTCCTGTATCCACCGGTTAAATGCCATAAACACTTCTATAGCGTCGATGACATTTGCCTTCTTATCAAGTTTCTCAATTGTTGATGAGAGCTTGGACAGCTTGTCAGCTAATGAACCGACAAGTGTAGGATCATTCGATTTATTCACATTCTCTATCATTCCGTCAATGGTGAGCAAGAGTTTGTTCACTAATTCAGGACGCGAGATATTCTTTGCGGCACGCGCTTCCTTCCACCCCTCGCTATTCACCCACCTTGAGATGGTTATACGCGAGACTTCTACCTTTTCGGCAATCTCATTCTGCTCCATTCCCGAGAGATAGAGTGACCGGGCGAGCGATTTTTTCTTTTCAGTTTCTTTTGTCATTTCGCTATAATAATGTTTGAATTATGCCTGCAAAATTGGTCTAAAATATTGACACTTAAAAGAAAGTGTGCAATGCTTGCATACTATACTGCAATGCTTGCACTGTTATTTGCTCTGCTGTGGATTAACTTGTAATATTGCAGCATCAAATTTTACAAAACAATGGGAAAAAGAGTAAGAATTTCTAATGAAAGCCTGAACTGCTACGGCTTTCGCGTACTGACAGCAGGCATTGATGTGGAACAGTACAAGCGAAACCCCGTACTTTTATATATGCATGAGCGCGGCAATGTGGTGGGCTACGTGAAAGACCCGAAGGTGGAGAATGATGAGATAACGGGAGAACTGATGTTCGACTGCGCTTCGGAACAGAGTGAGCGCTGTCAGAAGCAGTTCGAGTTCGGCAGCCTTCGAATGGTCAGTGCAGGGCTTGAGATTATTGAGACCAGCGAAGACCCTACAATGCTTGTACCCGGACAGACTCGTCCGACGATTACGAAGAGTCGCCTCATCGAGGTGAGCGTGGCCGATGTGGGGGCCAATGACGATGCAATCGTACTGGAAAAAGACGGGAAGCGGATAACTTTAAGTAAGGACGGAACCTGCGGGCTCCCCCTTATCAATCAAAATAACAATCAAAATCAAGAAGACATGGAACAGAAAGTCATTGCCCTGCAGTTGGGGCTGCCGGAAACGGCAACGGAGA
The nucleotide sequence above comes from Segatella oris. Encoded proteins:
- a CDS encoding phage protein Gp36 family protein; translation: MFVTDEDYRVVIGEAALKVVSQTSADIRANAEREAMEEIAGYLRPVYDTEATFKAEGDNRNRLIVMYACDIALYHMTAAMPQKMGSEIRKERYERAIKWLEGVQAGKIIPALPVATDAATGEPSGTGVVWHSQKPLRHNW
- a CDS encoding terminase gpP N-terminus-related DNA-binding protein, with amino-acid sequence MTKETEKKKSLARSLYLSGMEQNEIAEKVEVSRITISRWVNSEGWKEARAAKNISRPELVNKLLLTIDGMIENVNKSNDPTLVGSLADKLSKLSSTIEKLDKKANVIDAIEVFMAFNRWIQDQASYDPEITPELIKAINKYQNKFLMERMQNPSTL
- a CDS encoding HK97 family phage prohead protease; its protein translation is MGKRVRISNESLNCYGFRVLTAGIDVEQYKRNPVLLYMHERGNVVGYVKDPKVENDEITGELMFDCASEQSERCQKQFEFGSLRMVSAGLEIIETSEDPTMLVPGQTRPTITKSRLIEVSVADVGANDDAIVLEKDGKRITLSKDGTCGLPLINQNNNQNQEDMEQKVIALQLGLPETATEKEINEKLAQLTAVQQENDTLKAEAQKLTEARIAQLVDNAIAEKRLDAQHKEQFVELGKKIGTEELENTLQAMKPQVKLSSMLGHHGSAPVSDSEKTYTKLSEVPADELVKLRAENVEEYKKLYEAEYGMKCEL